CGTGACCAAGGATGGCGTCTCCGTCGCCAAGGAGATCGAACTCAAGGACAAGTTCGAGAACATGGGCGCTCAAATGGTCAAGGAAGTCGCTTCCAAGACCTCCGATGTCGCCGGTGACGGTACCACCACCGCGACAGTGCTGGCCCAGTCCATCGTCAACGAGGGCATGAAGGGCGTGACCGCCGGCATGAACCCGATGGACCTCAAGCGCGGCATCGATCAGGCCGTGATCGCAGCGGTGAAAGAGATTCAGGCTCTGGCCGTGCCCTGCACCGACTCCAAGGCGATCGCCCAGGTCGGTACCATCTCCGCCAACGGCGATTCACGCATCGGTGAGATCATTGCCGAAGCGATGGAAAAGGTCGGCAAGGAAGGCGTCATCACCGTCGACGAAGGCCGTGGCTTCGAAGACGAACTGGAAGTCGTCGAGGGCATGCAGTTCGATCGCGGCTACCTGTCGCCCTACTTCGTGACCAACCAGGACACCATGGCGGTGGAACTGGAAGACCCGTACCTGCTGCTGGTCGACAAGAAGATCTCCAATATCCGCGAGCTGCTGCCGGTGCTGGAAGCCGTCGCCAAGGCCGGCAAGCCGCTGGCGATCATCGCCGAAGACATCGAAGGCGAAGCGCTGGCCACCCTGGTGGTCAATACCATGCGCGGCATCGTCAAGGTCGCGGCCGCCAAGGCGCCCGGCTTCGGTGATCGTCGCAAGGCCATGCTGCAGGATATCGCCATCCTGACCAACGGCACCGTGATCTCTGAAGAGGTCGGTCTCTCTCTCGAGCAGGCCAACCTGGATCACCTGGGCAGCGCCAAGCGCATCACCATGTCCAAAGAGAACACCACCATCATCGATGGTGCCGGTAACGAAGGCGACATCGAAGCACGCGT
This DNA window, taken from Halomonas sp. TA22, encodes the following:
- the groL gene encoding chaperonin GroEL (60 kDa chaperone family; promotes refolding of misfolded polypeptides especially under stressful conditions; forms two stacked rings of heptamers to form a barrel-shaped 14mer; ends can be capped by GroES; misfolded proteins enter the barrel where they are refolded when GroES binds), giving the protein MAAKQIKFSDDARKRMARGVDVLANAVKATLGPKGRNVVIDKSFGSPTVTKDGVSVAKEIELKDKFENMGAQMVKEVASKTSDVAGDGTTTATVLAQSIVNEGMKGVTAGMNPMDLKRGIDQAVIAAVKEIQALAVPCTDSKAIAQVGTISANGDSRIGEIIAEAMEKVGKEGVITVDEGRGFEDELEVVEGMQFDRGYLSPYFVTNQDTMAVELEDPYLLLVDKKISNIRELLPVLEAVAKAGKPLAIIAEDIEGEALATLVVNTMRGIVKVAAAKAPGFGDRRKAMLQDIAILTNGTVISEEVGLSLEQANLDHLGSAKRITMSKENTTIIDGAGNEGDIEARVNQIRAQIEDTSSDYDREKLQERVAKLAGGVAVIRVGAATEVEMKEKKARVEDALHSTRAAVEEGVVPGGGTALVRVLTKIKELKGDNEDQTHGIAIALRAMEAPLRQIVTNAGQEASVILNKVKDGEGNFGYNAQTGEYGDMFEMGVLDPAKVTRSALQSAGSVAGLMITTEAMIADDPEEKEAGGGMPDMGGMGGMGGMM